Part of the Nostoc sp. ATCC 53789 genome, TAGTGCCGTTAATCGGTGCAGCTTTAATTGGTTTCTCGCCCTCTGGTATCAATGGGAAATTTGCCCGTGGGGTGGCTTTGGTCTTTGCCATTATCGCTTTCTTGTGGACAATCGTACTAGCAATTCAGTTCCATCCAGGGGAAATCACTCAACAGTTTGCTGAGTCTGTACCTTGGATAGATGTCTTAGGCTTAAACTATAACCTGGGAATTGATGGTTTATCTTTGCCACTGCTGGGTTTGAATGGACTGTTAACTTCTATTGCCATCTACAGTAGCGATGAATCTCTACAGCGCCCGAAATTTTATTACTCTTTGATACTATTATTGAGCGCTGGGGTGACTGGAGCATTTCTGGCACAGGATTTACTATTATTTTTCCTGTTTTACGAATTAGAACTAATTCCGCTATATCTGTTGATAGCTATTTGGGGTGGGGCAAAGCGGGGTTATGCGGCTACAAAATTTCTTATTTATACCGCCGTTTCAGGAATCTTGATTTTGGCAAGTTTCCTCGGCATGGTTTGGCTGAGTGGTTCCTCTAGCTTTGCACTAGCAACCTTAAACGCTACGACTTTACCCTTAGCCACACAGCTTTTACTGCTAGCGGGGATTTTGATCGGTTTCGGGATTAAAATTCCCTTAGTTCCCTTTCATACTTGGTTACCAGATGCTCACGTTGAAGCTTCCACACCAATTTCGGTGCTATTGGCTGGGGTATTGTTGAAGTTGGGAACTTACGGCTTACTGCGGTTTGGTATGAACTTGTTACCAGAAGCTTGGGCTTATTTAGCTCCTTGGTTAGCGACTTGGGCAGTGGTGAGTGTATTGTATGGTGCATCCTGCGCGATCGCTCAAACCGATATGAAAAAAATGGTAGCATACAGTTCCATTGGACACATGGGCTATGTGCTGTTGGCGACGGCGGCGGCTACACCATTAAGCGTGTTAGGTGCTGTAATGCAGATGATTAGCCACGGCTTAATTTCTGCCATGCTGTTTTTGCTGGTAGGAGTTGTGTATAAAAAAGCCGGAAGCCGAGATTTAGATGTTATCCAAGGATTGCTGAACCCAGAACGGGGTATGCCTGTAATTGGTAGCTTAATGGTTTTGGGAGTTATGGCCAGTGCTGGGATACCAGGAATGGTAGGGTTTATTTCCGAATTCATCATTTTTCGGGGCAGTTTCGCAGTTTTTCCAGTGCAAACTTTACTATCAATGCTTGGTACTGGCTTAACTGCGGTTTACTTCCTTATACTCCTCGACCGCGCCTTTTTTGGCCGCTTGTCTGCACAAGTTACTAACTTACCACGTGTGTATTGGAGCGATCGCGCCCCAGCTGCAATTTTAGCTGTGCTGATTGTGATTTTCGGCATTCAACCCGCTTGGTTAGCACGCTGGACTGAACCAACAATTACAGCAATGGTGAATAGCCAAAATGTAGTAGTAGCAGTGTCCTTGGAGAAAGCAATGGGGAATGGGGAATAAGGAATGGGGACAAGGGGACAAGGGGACAAGAGGTGAGAACTTGAAACAAGTCTTTCCCCTTGTCCCTAATTCTCCTTGTCCCCAAGTCCTCTTCCCAATGCCCAATTTCCAATTCCCAATGCCCCAATCCCTATACTTTTTGGAGAGATAGCAATGGTAACTATTAAAAAGAAAGCGGCTCACAATCCCTTAGCTGAGTATATTGAACGGCTGCAAAAAGGAGAAGCATTACTCCCAAATAGTCCAGAAAATGTATTAGAAGTAGTTGGTATTCTTAAAAGCTATGGTGTAGTTTTAGATGCCTACTCAAAAAATCTTAACTATATTGCCGAGTATCAGTTTTTAATATTTTTCCCCTTTTTTAAATACTTTAATGGAGAGGTTTCTGTTGAGAAATTACTCCGGCACTGGTGGCATAATCGAATTAATTTTGAGTATGCCGAATATTGTATGAAAGCCATGATGTGGCATGGTGGCGGCGGACTAGATACATATTTAGATACAACAGAATTTAAAGAAAGAGCGCAAGCCGTTATTGCCGCAAAATTTAAAAATAATCCCTTAATTTTGGGTGTTAACCAACTGTTTCCAGATTTCTTAACAGAACAATTGCGTGTCTCTGCTTACTACACAGGTTTAGGTCAATTTTGGCGAGTCATGGCTGATATTTTCCTCAGCTTATCAGACCTTTACGACCAAGGCAAAATAAAATCGATTTCCGAAGTTGTAGAACATATCAAAGCAGGGTTGGTGGCAAATGCATCAAACCCAATTACCTACGCCGTCAAAATACGGAGTGAAGTCTATGAAATCATTCCTAAAAGCGTTGGTTTGACCTTCTTAGCAGATACAGCAATACCTTATGTAGAGGCGGTATTCTTCCGGGGAACTCCTTTCCACGGTACAGTTTCATACAACGCCCAAGGTTATCAAATCCCCCCAGATCAAACGCGATTTCAATATGGCGCATTATATGCCGATCCTTTACCCATCGGCGGCGCGGGTATTCCTCCCACCTTGTTGATGCAAGATATGCGTCATTATCTTCCAGAGTATTTGCACGAAATTTATCGTCGCAGTCTTCGGGGTGAAGATGATTTGCGGGTACAAATTTGTATGAGTTTCCAAAAATCGATGTTTTGCGTGACAACAGCAACGATTTTGGGACTGATGCCTTATCCTTTGGATACTAAAGATCCAAATGAGGAAAAAGGTAATCGAGTTTATTTAGAGAAGTGGATGAGTCGTTTAGAAACTTCGCGGTTGCTAGATGTCAATAAATAACTGAATTGAATACAGAGAAATTTTAGATGCTTCTCAATCGCTATAAAAATCTTCACCTAATTCAGCAACTTGATCCAGTGCAAGATCATTGCCGGATTTATCACTTAATGAATGGCTATGAGTTTCCCTGGGATATGACGCGATCGCTCGAAGTTGCTTTGATGCGAACTTATTGCGTTCCTAGTATTTCTAAATTGCTAAATCAGACAGGAGAATTTACCCATTGTCCGCAAAAACGCTACGATGATACGTCAATAATTGTTGGAGAGATGATTAAGTGGGGCTATGATAGCGATCGCGGCAAAGAAGCCCTGCAACGCATGAATGCACTCCACGGACGCTTCAAGATTGACAACGGTGATTTCCTGTATGTACTTTCAACCTTCGTTTTTGAGCCTATCCGCTGGAATGTGCATTTTGGTTGGCGGCTGATGTGCGAACAAGAAAAATTAGCGTCTTTTTACTTCTGGCGAGAAGTAGGTAAGCAAATGCAGATTCAGAATATCCCTGAAACCTACGAAGAATTCGAGCGCTATAACCTTGACTACGAACGCCAAAACTTTCGTTATTCAGATACAAATCGTCGGGTTGGGGAAGCTACACGCGATTTATTTTTGAGTTGGTTTCCTTCGTGGATGCGTTCTTCGATCAAACCAGGTATCTATGCTTTACTGGATGAGCCAATGCTCGATGCCTTTGGTTTTCCCTATCCTTCGCCATTGCTGCGATCGGCTATGGTAAGTCTACTAAAAATCCGAGCCAAATTAATCCGGTTATTTCCGCCTCGGAATCAGCCTAATTTTTATATTGACTCTCCTATCCCCAGCTATCCCACTGGCTATGAAATCGCCAATGTGGGGCCAGCAGAAAATGTTAAACAGTAAAGCTCCGACAAACTTGTTTAAGTGATTGGAATCTATCAGGAACTCTTGTCACATTAGGCTTCTGGTTCTACGCCGAGCGATCGCAATTGAGCAGTTAAGCGATCGGCTCTTTCTTCACCAGTCAATAACAAATTACCTTGCAAATCCCACCAACGTAGCCAAGGTAATTCCATATTGTAATATTGTCCCTGCCAAATCCCTAACTCAACTCCTAAAGGATGTATGGGATAATGTCCGCGTTCATTTGCTGTTAATAACTGATATTGTCCACCAATTAATTCATAAACTTCTACGCTGGCTTTATTCACTTCATAAATGCCGTAGAAAGGAGGACGAATCACCTGCTCATAAATCCAAAATTTCCCCTTCCAAGGAGTTTTATCTCGCTCCTCACTACCATCCCCAGAGACAAATTCCAATGCAATCAATGGGGCAATAAACTCTCGCCATAATACATAAGACCTGCGCGTTTGTCCATCCAGAGTAGGGGGTACATTCCCTACATAGAACCAGTCTGGTGCTTCTGCGCCTTTTTCTGGGGGGTCAGTTATCCGCCAGTAGATACCGCTATCTTGACCAATACAGTACTGTCCATCAGGATGACGTTTTTGCAATATCGGCTTAATAGAGTCCGTTAGGAGAATGCTTTGGGGATGTTCCTGAAAGTTTTTCACGAATGTACCATCAGACTCAGGAAGCTGCGTATGGTCTGGGAACGGTGTGAGGGCGGTGGATGGATCGGTTGCAGAGGTCATAAGACTACCTTTGCAGAAGTAAGGGTTGTTTTTTAGTTTAGCAATGGAAGAGGAGATGGAGCGATCGCAATATTTCTATTAAGTTCTATACTTTACTGTAGGAAGATGGCGACCAATATAGCCAATAATCACTATTCCTGGTTGTTCTGCTAAAAAATAGATTCGCCAGTTACAGAACCTCAATTTAACGTGTCGTTCAAATAAGCGATCTTTACCATCAGGACAACGAAAAGTTCTTTCTTTAAAATATTTATCAAGCGTTGGTTTACTTTCCCCCGATTCTTCAACAGGATACCCGTCGAGATTGAAATAGCCATTATTCCAGTCTTTACAGCATTTGTGAAGCTCAAATAATATGCTTACAACAGGCTGTAATTCCAACTGTCCAGTACGGATATCTTCTAACTGCTTTCTAACAACATCGCAGAATTCTAGGTTAGGAAATAATTCCTCTCTGCGATTCCAAACTTCTAACCCATCGCTAACATTTTGATAAATGCGCTCTTGGTGTTGTTGAATCAGACTAATGTGTTCTTGTACATGGCTGCTACGGCTAGCATGGATAATTTCTACAATTTCGCTGATTATCTCTCCATACTCATCCAAACATCGAAATTCAAGTTTTACATGGTTACAATCCCAGCATTCCTGAGAGAGTAAGCTGATTGCAATCGTATTAATTGTGATTGTATTAAGTACATAAGCAATACCAAGCCCAATAGCTATTTCTCCTTGATGACGAAATTCAGACAAGCTAACATTGTTTTCAATCTCTTGGATTTCGGAATTTGCTATATTAGTTGAGAAAGGTGCTTTAGTTGCAAGAGTTTTGATAAAAAGTCGTTCAACTTGATCCGCGTCATTAAGCCAGTGACGAAGAGGATAGTTAGGTGCAAGTATTATTGTATGGAAATCTTCTTTAGTGCGGAGGCTTACCTTTACCCCTTGAGCTTTGACTGCCTTTATGGTCTTAATTAGCTCAGACATTCTTTGCTGTGCTACTTGTTCATTCGGAGCCGGATTTCGCAAAGATAACTCATTTAATATTAAGTCAAAATCCACCTTTTACTCTCCCGCAGGCTCAAGTAAAACATCTAAACTTTTTTCCCATTCATCGAAGAAACCATCAGGCCATTTATCAATTCTTCCATTGCGATCAATATGTGGAGATACTACTTCTGTAACAGTTTGTCCTTCTTTTTCTTGTCGCTGAAAATAATGTAGCTGAACATCATACGGCTTAATTTTGCCTCCATGAACAGCAAGACGAATACCATTTAAAACATGATCACTATGAGTTTCTATTACTATTTGAATTCCACAACTAGCTGCAAGGGATAATAATTCACCCATCTTGACTTGTCCTTTAGGATGTAGATGTGCCTCTGGATTTTCAATTATAATTAGTGTACCCGGAGGGGATGCAAGTACAGCTACAATAATTGGCAAGGTGTAAGTAATTCCAAATCCAACATTAGTATTACGGTATCTGCTACTTACATCTTTTCCCATTTCAAATGAGTATTGCAAACTCATTAAATCAACACCTGGAATTGGGTTGACATGAATTCTTGTACCAGGGCTGATTTCTCCCATCCATGCCTCCACTTGATCCTTCAAAGATAGCGACTCTGCTTTTGGATGACTTAATTTGCTTACTTCACCTTGTTTGGGGCGTTCAAAAGCTTTAGCAACTGTTTGTGAACCTATTTGCTTAAGTCCAACTGTATTTATGTTCGATTTACCAAAAACGGTAAGGAAATGTGCTGTATATTCACCTCTAGTACCAATTTGAAAATGTTGATGTACTAAATCCTCTGACATTTCAAAGACATTACGAGGGCCAAGCCGTTCTGCTTGCAGATAGTGAAAGTAATCTCCAAACAGACTAAATTCATGTATTTCTTTCGTTATTGGTGCAGTATCGCTACGGAGAACATCTGCTTGATTATCATATCTAAAGCGCCATGTCCATGTTTTTCTTTCTTGATCATCTACTACGAGTTCAAAACTAATAATTTCTGGTTTTATCGCTCCCTCAAATAAAGCATCTTTAGCCGTACCAATACGCACTAAATCACCATTTAGAGCTAGACCTTTTGTTTGCAAAAGCCTCTGTTGATAAGACTGGCGTAATAGAAGTAATGACTGTAATACTGAAGATTTACCCATACCATTAAGACCAGATAATAGAGTTAGTGATCTAAACTCTAGTAACTGATTTTCAAAGGGTTTAAAATTCTTTATATGTAGTGAGTGTATCATGATAATACTGATTTTATAACTTGTTCTATCTCATTCAATCTGTGTAATACAGTCTTAAGGGTTCCCGTACTCCTGTAGATAGTAGTATTAAATTTTCCCTCATTAGTCAAATCTATTATTTTTTGTTTTATAATTTCTTTTCTTTCTTTAAGAATCTCAATTTCTTGAGCATTAAGTTTATATAAATTAACTGACCAGGCTTCAAACAATGCCTTATTGATGGGATAACGTTTTGCTCCTTTTTTCATTTTCCGAAAAGCATCTTTACCAAATACCTCAAATGCCAAATTCATTAAACTTATAAAATCATTAGTTATTATTTTTATTTCTTCGTCTGACATGATATTTATATATGCCATAGCTTGATCTAATATTTTTTTAAAGCTTGTATTTTTTTGAAATAATTCTTGATTTTTTATCATAAATACTAAAACTCTAAGTATGCACTCTCGATCAGCCATTCTATCTGATTTTATTCCTTTGTCAGTATC contains:
- a CDS encoding Uma2 family endonuclease, encoding MTSATDPSTALTPFPDHTQLPESDGTFVKNFQEHPQSILLTDSIKPILQKRHPDGQYCIGQDSGIYWRITDPPEKGAEAPDWFYVGNVPPTLDGQTRRSYVLWREFIAPLIALEFVSGDGSEERDKTPWKGKFWIYEQVIRPPFYGIYEVNKASVEVYELIGGQYQLLTANERGHYPIHPLGVELGIWQGQYYNMELPWLRWWDLQGNLLLTGEERADRLTAQLRSLGVEPEA
- a CDS encoding oxygenase MpaB family protein, producing MLLNRYKNLHLIQQLDPVQDHCRIYHLMNGYEFPWDMTRSLEVALMRTYCVPSISKLLNQTGEFTHCPQKRYDDTSIIVGEMIKWGYDSDRGKEALQRMNALHGRFKIDNGDFLYVLSTFVFEPIRWNVHFGWRLMCEQEKLASFYFWREVGKQMQIQNIPETYEEFERYNLDYERQNFRYSDTNRRVGEATRDLFLSWFPSWMRSSIKPGIYALLDEPMLDAFGFPYPSPLLRSAMVSLLKIRAKLIRLFPPRNQPNFYIDSPIPSYPTGYEIANVGPAENVKQ
- a CDS encoding CO2 hydration protein yields the protein MVTIKKKAAHNPLAEYIERLQKGEALLPNSPENVLEVVGILKSYGVVLDAYSKNLNYIAEYQFLIFFPFFKYFNGEVSVEKLLRHWWHNRINFEYAEYCMKAMMWHGGGGLDTYLDTTEFKERAQAVIAAKFKNNPLILGVNQLFPDFLTEQLRVSAYYTGLGQFWRVMADIFLSLSDLYDQGKIKSISEVVEHIKAGLVANASNPITYAVKIRSEVYEIIPKSVGLTFLADTAIPYVEAVFFRGTPFHGTVSYNAQGYQIPPDQTRFQYGALYADPLPIGGAGIPPTLLMQDMRHYLPEYLHEIYRRSLRGEDDLRVQICMSFQKSMFCVTTATILGLMPYPLDTKDPNEEKGNRVYLEKWMSRLETSRLLDVNK
- a CDS encoding NADH-quinone oxidoreductase subunit M, with the protein product MLSVLILVPLIGAALIGFSPSGINGKFARGVALVFAIIAFLWTIVLAIQFHPGEITQQFAESVPWIDVLGLNYNLGIDGLSLPLLGLNGLLTSIAIYSSDESLQRPKFYYSLILLLSAGVTGAFLAQDLLLFFLFYELELIPLYLLIAIWGGAKRGYAATKFLIYTAVSGILILASFLGMVWLSGSSSFALATLNATTLPLATQLLLLAGILIGFGIKIPLVPFHTWLPDAHVEASTPISVLLAGVLLKLGTYGLLRFGMNLLPEAWAYLAPWLATWAVVSVLYGASCAIAQTDMKKMVAYSSIGHMGYVLLATAAATPLSVLGAVMQMISHGLISAMLFLLVGVVYKKAGSRDLDVIQGLLNPERGMPVIGSLMVLGVMASAGIPGMVGFISEFIIFRGSFAVFPVQTLLSMLGTGLTAVYFLILLDRAFFGRLSAQVTNLPRVYWSDRAPAAILAVLIVIFGIQPAWLARWTEPTITAMVNSQNVVVAVSLEKAMGNGE
- a CDS encoding DUF3696 domain-containing protein, translated to MIHSLHIKNFKPFENQLLEFRSLTLLSGLNGMGKSSVLQSLLLLRQSYQQRLLQTKGLALNGDLVRIGTAKDALFEGAIKPEIISFELVVDDQERKTWTWRFRYDNQADVLRSDTAPITKEIHEFSLFGDYFHYLQAERLGPRNVFEMSEDLVHQHFQIGTRGEYTAHFLTVFGKSNINTVGLKQIGSQTVAKAFERPKQGEVSKLSHPKAESLSLKDQVEAWMGEISPGTRIHVNPIPGVDLMSLQYSFEMGKDVSSRYRNTNVGFGITYTLPIIVAVLASPPGTLIIIENPEAHLHPKGQVKMGELLSLAASCGIQIVIETHSDHVLNGIRLAVHGGKIKPYDVQLHYFQRQEKEGQTVTEVVSPHIDRNGRIDKWPDGFFDEWEKSLDVLLEPAGE